A section of the Apostichopus japonicus isolate 1M-3 chromosome 1, ASM3797524v1, whole genome shotgun sequence genome encodes:
- the LOC139957446 gene encoding uncharacterized protein, with product MACPSPWKDIEDKFFECSICLDLFKEPKLLPCLHRFCKQCLEPLLEGQVGTFECPLCKDVCKIPNNRIDGFKTDFHMKSMLQFIQLQKTFENREERECIGCEEKLKVTAYCFMCKEFLCVQCYQFHLTKKIFVKHQKHVLGLNDLERKSLTQEKLASLVEAPRCHTHPEHMAHLCCCTCGNLPVCITCSYGKHKGHDLQDVANVSKEEREKLQKRLDELVKLKENVPSLTNKINKVNAELTSIVADTKAKWKKQYEDQTSKLKNKKEKEKREFNRFKTVLEERSRKELKELESDMEEKIRKIRDEYDRIIKIKIRESKEKEDTKQNELENRELKIDEKMNRLDAEMNERNKTIEEQQQRKLRETQNLSDLCNQWVNKFENVSTIASSVLESHNHWTDAQCIPDIRAASEPLVEDLMKDCPEMESLSDITMDDLPMLCSDRVNISDNVESVVDLDVTKATGFLVNSITSTGTGYIVVSGRLSIDHSFITVINRQGRQIRHDKIDKAKGGSLHPDRHCAALSGDKIASVCTSNQVGVYNIHDGSFTQNNITSHSDDIKTVNVKLASCITNDPKRGHIIVGTYIGSLFIFDEEFKFIRALKLPEVMEWSRDILYHEGVLLICDEGSRRAYAVTMDTSTTEAELLYELPKPDIDGETWCLYSICADRAGFVYILWYSFGSRIITQYSQDGQQLLTTKRTEDGARCMTTLMTEEGEKLLVATFQSRKMFSYGLKPE from the exons ATGGCCTGCCCATCTCCTTGGAAAGACATCGAAGATAAATTCTTtgaatgttcaatttgtttggatCTGTTTAAAGAACCGAAACTATTACCCTGTCTACATAGATTTTGTAAACAATGTTTGGAACCATTACTAGAAGGACAGGTTGGGACATTTGAATGTCCTCTTTGTAAAGATGTCTGTAAAATACCAAACAATAGAATAGATGGATTCAAGACTGATTTCCATATGAAAAGTATGCTGCAGTTTATTCAGCtacagaaaacatttgaaaacagagaagagagagaatgtATTGGCTGTGAAGAGAAGTTAAAGGTTACAGCTTACTGTTTTATGTGTAAAGAATTTCTTTGTGTCCAgtgttatcaatttcatttgacCAAGAAGATATTTGTCAAACATCAGAAACACGTATTAGGTCTGAATGATCTTGAGAGAAAAAGTCTCACACAAGAAAAACTTGCATCATTGGTGGAAGCTCCTAGGTGTCATACTCACCCGGAACACATGGCTCACttatgttgttgtacttgtggAAATCTCCCTGTTTGTATAACATGTTCGTACGGAAAGcacaaaggtcatgacctaCAAGACGTTGCGAATGTGtcgaaagaagaaagagagaagttGCAGAAGAGATTAGATGAACTtgtaaaactgaaagaaaatgtaCCCAGCTTAACTAATAAGATAAACAAGGTAAATGCAGAACTTACATCAATCGTTGCTGATACAAAAGCAAAATGGAAAAAGCAGTACGAAGATCAGACCAGCAAGTTAAAgaataagaaagagaaagaaaagagagaattcAACAGATTCAAAACAGTTCTCGAAGAAAGGAGTAGAAAAGAATTGAAGGAATTAGAATCAGACATGGAagagaaaattagaaaaataagaGACGAGTACGACaggattattaaaataaaaattagagaatcaaaagagaaagaggaTACTAAACAAAATGAACTAGAAAACAGAGAATTAAAGATTGACGAAAAAATGAACAGACTTGATGCAGAAatgaatgagagaaataaaacaatagaagaaCAGCAGCAACGCAAGCTTAGAGAAACACAAAACTTATCAGATCTTTGTAATCAATGGGtcaataagtttgaaaatgtgtcTACTATAGCTTCGAGTGTCCTTGAATCACATAACCACTGGACAGACGCACAGTGTATTCCTGATATAAGAGCTGCGAGCGAACCCCTAGTTGAGGATCTTATGAAAGATTGTCCAGAAATGGAATCATTATCTGATATAACAATGGATGATCTACCAATGTTGTGTAGTGATAGAGTAAATATATCGGATAATGTAGAATCTGTTGTTGATCTTGATGTGACCAAAGCTACTGGGTTTCTTGTAAATAGTATAACAAGTACCGGAACTGGTTACATCGTCGTGTCTGGGAGATTATCAATTGACCATTCATTTATCACTGTCATAAACAGACAAGGACGTCAGATTCGTCATGACAAGATAGATAAAGCCAAAGGGGGCTCTCTTCATCCCGATCGTCACTGTGCTGCTTTATCAGGTGATAAGATAGCTTCGGTTTGTACATCCAATCAGGTTGGTGTTTATAATATTCACGATGGGTcctttactcaaaataatatCACGTCCCACAGTGATGACATCAAAACGGTGAATGTGAAGCTTGCGAGTTGTATAACTAATGATCCTAAACGTGGCCACATCATTGTAGGTACATATATTGGATCGCTATTCATATTTGATGAAGAATTTAAGTTCATTCGAGCTCTGAAGCTGCCAGAGGTTATGGAATGGTCAAGAGATATCCTTTATCATGAAGGCGTTCTGCTAATATGCGATGAAGGGAGTAGACGTGCATACGCTGTAACCATGGATACATCTACAACAGAGGCGGAGTTACTATACGAGCTCCCGAAACCAGATATTGATGGAGAGACTTGGTGTCTTTACAGTATATGTGCAGACAGGGCAGGTTTTGTATACATCTTGTGGTATAGTTTTGGATCACGTATCATCACACAGTACAGTCAAGATGGTCAGCAGTTGTTGACAACCAAACGGACAGAAGATGGAGCACGGTGTATGACAACATTGATGACAGAGGAGGGAGAGAAGCTACTTGTAGCTACATTTCAGTCGAGAAAGATGTTTAGTTATGGTCTG AAACCAGAATAA